A region of Toxotes jaculatrix isolate fToxJac2 chromosome 23, fToxJac2.pri, whole genome shotgun sequence DNA encodes the following proteins:
- the rnf175 gene encoding RING finger protein 175, which produces MAAVAPQDDLLKMTHRENWRMQHERLHVKHRGHEAMHAEMVLILIATLVVAQIVLVQWKQRHHRSYNLVTLVQMWVVPLYFTIKLYWWRFLSMWGMFSVITSYVIFRATRKPLSCRTPRMVYKWFLLIYKLSYAVGVLGYLAIMFTMFGFNVFLRIKAEDSMDVGVIMLFYGLYYGVMGRDFAEICSDYMASTIGYYNKGGMPSRSLTNDICAVCGQRILVDVEEEGFIEDTYQLSCGHIFHEFCIRGWCIVGKKQTCPYCNEKVDLKRMMNNPWEKTHVLYGQLLDWLRYLVAWQPIIIGIVHGINFSLGLE; this is translated from the exons ATGGCGGCCGTGGCCCCCCAG GACGACCTGCTGAAgatgacacacagagagaactggAG GATGCAGCATGAGCGTCTGCACGTGAAGCACCGGGGGCACGAGGCCATGCACGCAGAGATGGTGCTGATCCTCATCGCCACGCTGGTGGTGGCTCAGATCGTCCTGGTGCAGTGGAAGCAGCGACACCACCGGTCGTACAAT ctggTCACTCTGGTCCAGATGTGGGTGGTCCCTCTGTACTTCACCATCAAACTGTACTGGTGGAGGTTTCTGTCCATGTGGGGCATGTTCTCCGTCATCACCAGCTACGTCATCTTCAGAGCCACTCGCAAGCCTCTGTCCTGCCGGACGCCCAG gatGGTGTACAAGTGGTTCCTGCTGATCTACAAGCTGAGTTACGCCGTGGGCGTCCTGGGCTACCTGGCCATCATGTTCACCATGTTTGGCTTCAACGTCTTCCTCAG gatcaAGGCAGAGGACTCCATGGACGTAGGTGTGATCATGCTGTTTTATGGTCTTTACTACGGCGTCATGGGCAGAGACTTTGCTGAAATCTGTTCTGACTACATGGCTTCTACGATCGGG tacTATAACAAGGGCGGCATGCCCAGCAGGAGTCTGACCAACGACATCTGTGCCGTGTGTGGTCAGAGGATCCTGGTGGACGTGGAGGAGGAAGGATTCATAGAAGACACCTACCAGCTCTCCTGTGGACACAT ATTCCACGAGTTCTGCATCCGCGGCTGGTGCATCGTGGGTAAGAAGCAGACGTGCCCGTACTGCAACGAGAAGGTTGACCTGAAGAGGATGATGAACAACCC CTGGGAGAAGACACACGTCCTCTACGGACAGCTGCTCGACTGGCTCAGGTACCTGGTCGCCTGGCAACCCATCATCATCGGTATCGTTCATGGGATCAACTTCTCACTGGGCCTTGAATAG
- the LOC121177347 gene encoding tripartite motif-containing protein 2-like gives MEAHQHSPDSSSEECTVLEAPPGKNTCPQHAGKVSDLFCSACECALCEECVSDHGEHPKVPLGRGLEQHRSSLQERLGTVQARLPQISDALSFIREILQQLTNQRASIEEDIQSSFEDLHKQLDVRKSVLLMELEVTYGLKQKVLQAQVDSLARGEGDIAATCTQTEEALAGEACVASLQAEQELGERLAELAGLGLPCQPEENDQLDLVMETDGLRKSIHNLGTIVTTSAVASQSEAMGIGLEQCIVGHPASVTIVTRDKSGGACKSGNAILSAEVFTPDGSIVDGEIVDHKNGTYEFVYTVPKEGNFSLALRLYDQHIKGSPFKLTVARALEVSPSTTTATNSAANATPSTGSSEGAKRRGKSPGQKKKGSKRASSALGTPRRKTQNPIEDDLIFRIGTKGRNKGEFTNLQGVAASSSGRILIADSNNQCVQIFSNEGEFKSRFGVRGRSPGQLQRPTGVAVHPSGDIIIADYDNKWVSIFSCEGKFKAKLGSGRLMGPKGVSVDQNGHVIVVDNKACTVFIFQLTGKLITKFGSRGNGDKQFAGPHFAAVNKNNEIIVTDFHNHSVKVFTPEGELVLKFGSNGEGNGQFNAPTGVAVDVNGNIIVADWGNSRIQVFDGSGSFLSYINTSADPLYGPQGLALTSDGHVVVADSGNHCFKVYRYLQ, from the exons ATGGAGGCCCACCAACACTCCCCAGATAGCAGCAGTGAGGAGTGCACCGTCCTGGAGGCTCCGCCTGGCAAAAACACCTGCCCACAGCACGCAGGGAAG GTGTCTGACCTGTTCTGTTCGGCCTGCGAGTGTGCGCTGTGTGAAGAATGTGTGTCGGACCATGGAGAGCACCCTAAGGTGCCGCTCGGCCGGGGCCTGGAGCAGCACCGCAGCAGCCTGCAGGAGAGGCTGGGCACCGTCCAGGCCAG ACTCCCTCAGATTTCAGATGCCCTGTCCTTCATTCGGGAGATCCTCCAgcagctgaccaatcagagagcttCCATCGAGGAGGACATCCAGTCCAGCTTCGAGGACCTGCACAAGCAGCTGGATGTCCGAAAGAGCGTTCTGCTCATGGAGCTGGAGGTGACATACGGACTCAAACAGAAG GTCCTGCAGGCCCAGGTAGACAGCCTTGCCCGGGGAGAGGGTGACATCGCTGCTACCTGCACCCAGACGGAGGAGGCGCTGGCCGGGGAGGCGTGTGTGGCGAGCCTGCAGGCGGAGCAGGAGCTGGGGGAAAGGCTGGCGGAGCTGGCTGGCCTCGGACTGCCATGTCAGCCAGAGGAGAACGACCAGCTGGACCTGGTGATGGAGACAGACGGGCTGAGGAAATCCATACACAACCTGGGGACCATCGTCACCACCAG tgcGGTGGCAAGCCAGAGTGAAGCCATGGGAATTGGGCTGGAacagtgcattgtgggacaTCCCGCCTCAGTTACCATAGTAACAAGAGACAAGTCAGGGGGAGCCTGCAAGAGCGGCAATGCGATCCTGTCAGCTGAG GTGTTCACCCCAGACGGCAGCATCGTGGACGGAGAAATCGTGGACCACAAGAACGGGACTTATGAGTTTGTGTACACGGTGCCGAAAGAAGGCAACTTCTCATTGGCTCTCCGCCTGTACGACCAGCACATCAAGGGAAGTCCCTTCAAACTGACCGTCGCCAGGGCCTtagag GTgtctccctccaccaccacgGCAACCAACTCAGCAGCCAATGCCACCCCATCCACGGGCTCCTCTGAGGGGGCCAAGAGACGCGGGAAATCCCctggacagaagaagaagggctCCAAAAGGGCCAGCAGCGCCCTGGGCACCCCGCGACGCAAAACTCAAAACCCCATCGAGGATGACCTCATTTTCAGGATTG GAACAAAGGGGAGGAATAAAGGAGAGTTCACCAACCTTCAAGGAGTGGCTGCCTCCTCCAGCGGCAGGATACTGATTGCCGACAGCAACAATCAGTGTGTCCAG ATTTTCTCCAACGAGGGGGAATTTAAGAGTCGCTTCGGGGTGCGGGGACGGTCACCGGGGCAACTACAACGCCCCACGGGCGTGGCTGTGCACCCCAGCGGTGACATCATCATTGCCGACTATGACAACAAGTGGGTCAGCATCTTCTCCTGTGAGGGCAAGTTCAAG GCAAAGCTTGGCTCTGGTCGACTCATGGGGCCAAAGGGCGTGTCCGTGGACCAGAACGGTCACGTGATCGTGGTTGACAACAAGGCATGCACTGTCTTCATCTTCCAGCTGACTGGCAAACTCATCACCAAGTTTGGTAGCCGCGGCAACGGTGACAAGCAGTTTGCAG GTCCACACTTTGCAGCAGTGAACAAGAACAATGAGATCATCGTGACTGACTTCCATAACCACTCTGTCAAG GTTTTCACCCCAGAGGGAGAGCTGGTGTTGAAATTCGGCTCAAATGGGGAAGGAAACGGCCAGTTCAACGCTCCCACTGGTGTGGCCGTGGATGTTAACGGGAACATCATCGTGGCTGACTGGGGAAACAGCAGAATCCAG GTGTTTGACGGCAGTGGTTCCTTCCTGTCCTACATCAACACGTCGGCGGACCCTCTGTATGGACCCCAAGGCCTGGCTCTGACCTCAGATGGACACGTGGTAGTGGCCGACTCTGGAAACCACTGCTTCAAAGTCTACCGCTACCTGCAATGA
- the LOC121177396 gene encoding uncharacterized protein LOC121177396: MDRSVNSSTNASASSVQLSISSCLQSRRSHFIFTAFTVANMLLLPLFVLVLFIGCQRWRKQRSVSTAAMTSHSDIFTYNLVALELISFLGAFFYCIGSLTDNESVIWAGMDMFSLSSPGQNLLHLFTCVERYLAVVHPIKYLGLKQSAGVRVRNISTGCVWLFCAGFLLVTKVLSRTVSGITSPCLLLVTLILVSFCSLSVLCVLIRPGPGTVGGAQSKQRAFCSIAAIMGVLLLRFVGILIGFAMYLTELTDTLCVVGTSAIWLTLPGSLVLPLLFLHRARKSDRSLCQ, translated from the coding sequence ATGGACAGATCAGTCAACTCTTCCACCAACGCCTCTGCTTCCTCCGTCCAGCTCTCGATCAGCTCCTGCCTGCAGTCCAGACGTAGTCATTTCATCTTCACGGCCTTCACCGTGGCCAACATGCTCCTCCTGCCTCTCTTCGTCCTCGTCCTCTTCATCGGCTGCCAGCGATGGAGGAAGCAGCGCTCTGTTTCCACGGCAGCGATGACAAGTCACTCTGACATCTTCACCTATAACCTGGTTGCCCTGGAGCTGATCAGCTTCCTGGGGGCTTTCTTTTATTGCATTGGCAGCTTAACAGATAATGAAAGTGTGATATGGGCGGGGATGGACATGTTCTCCCTCAGCTCACCTGGACAGAATCTGTTGCACCTCTTCACCTGTGTGGAACGCTACCTGGCTGTTGTTCACCCCATCAAATACCTGGGCCTGAAGCAGTCAGCAGGGGTCAGGGTCAGAAACATCAGTACTGGGTGTGTTTGGCTGTTCTGCGCTGGATTTCTGCTCGTAACCAAAGTTCTCAGCAGAACTGTCAGCGGCATCACATCTCCCTGTCTCCTGCTTGTCACCTTAATTCTTGTCTCTTTCTGCagcctctctgttctctgcgTTCTGATTCGCCCAGGTCCTGGGACTGTGGGCGGGGCCCAGTCAAAGCAGAGGGCCTTCTGCAGCATCGCAGCCATAATGggagtgctgctgctgaggtttGTGGGAATCCTGATTGGCTTTGCGATGTACTTGACGGAGCTGACCGACACCCTGTGTGTGGTGGGGACATCTGCGATCTGGCTGACTCTGCCCGGCAGTTTGGTGTTACCGCTGCTGTTTCTACACAGAGCGAGAAAATCAGATCGAAGCCTCTGTCAGTAA
- the LOC121177328 gene encoding uncharacterized protein LOC121177328 isoform X2 produces the protein MVSMEKPEEPVCLLGTEVKMPPKKKTTDIRSSSDKERDDPGGGSSTCAERAQTRGATASQTVTVTGCGGGVKQESCDDSVGGPSCCFPEQIHHWPLKEDTIKRYQPWPVAEDSMDYYNKGGMPSRSLTNDICAVCGQRILVDVEEEGFIEDTYQLSCGHIFHEFCIRGWCIVGKKQTCPYCNEKVDLKRMPLSLSTASQTVTVTGCGGGVKQESCDDSVGGPSCCFPEQIHHWPLKEDTIKRYQPWPVEGAAKAKTFKMMIKYMDEAIRTQLRKDNKIFFVVTHFPRTRKEDGASLIISQTSEMIEQKRDQPHKEVYPKEYFSVFSTDMRSIHFFLSKINNLFRSKAVKQFKYLLVYGQKGMIVIEVLKRDGCFVDDLDDFTLSYNKNPSSITCCRQRVNKIDQIEFKICLQVIKKEIGGTGQESSGASRNLQHGHETRPVADVLKQSGVSVKRAVEKTGSIDTEEIYNLPVPDFRKWKEERFSFGSFQVEPTLKKERKIQQSFSEVHRVRKLLKLGESVCKIIVGDVCEGTGFVLFDNFILTSAHLFKDHVRDEELLRDLEVLALFDYDDPAPDTNYYYFTCEKTLIAFDEVLDYAILKLDPNVQKPNENTREVKVPSGLLEKFGPVPQDGEICIIGHPSGEVKQMDPTCIIEKEKRDKAVNDYLLQYKHTPFLDTFIDQIKNQGIENILMGGNDADKFVTYKVTFMYHGSSGSPVIDACGQVIGLHTGGYTYGFQGYEESVIEYARPLLTIFRKFVSDLMEKGNVQLLESIREIAEKNQHLQEILYQTGPQPMEVN, from the exons ATGGTTTCGATGGAGAAACCAGAAGAACCAGTTTGTTTACTGGGTACCGAG GTAAAGATGCCTCCCAAAAAGAAAACCACGGACATCAGGTCCTCTTCTGACAAGGAAAGA GACGATCCTGGAGGCGGCAGCTCGACCTGTGCAGAGAGAGCACAGACACGTGGAGCTACAGCCTCTCAG ACTGTTACAGTTACgggctgtggaggaggagtgaagcAGGAGAGCTGTGATGATTCTGTG GGTGGACCTTCATGTTGTTTCCCTGAGCAGATCCATCACTGGCCACTGAAGGAGGACACCATCAAACGCTACCAACCTTGGCCAGTGGCAGAGGACTCCATGGAC tacTATAACAAGGGCGGCATGCCCAGCAGGAGTCTGACCAACGacatctgtgcagtgtgtggtcAGAGGATCCTGGTGGACGTGGAGGAGGAAGGATTCATAGAAGACACCTACCAGCTCTCCTGTGGACACAT ATTCCACGAGTTCTGCATCCGCGGCTGGTGCATCGTGGGTAAGAAGCAGACGTGCCCGTACTGCAACGAGAAGGTTGACCTGAAGAGGATGCCTCTCAGCCTCTCTACAGCCTCTCAG ACTGTTACAGTTACgggctgtggaggaggagtgaagcAGGAGAGCTGTGATGATTCTGTG GGTGGACCTTCATGTTGTTTCCCTGAGCAGATCCATCACTGGCCACTGAAGGAGGACACCATCAAACGCTACCAACCTTGGCCAGTGGAAGGGGCAGCGAAAGCAAAGACTTTTAAGATGATGATAAAGTATATGGATGAAGCCATTAGAACCCAGCTGCGTAAAGacaataagattttttttgttgtaacaCATTTTCCTCGTACTCGTAAAGAGGACGGTGCGTCTCTGATCATATCTCAGACATCAGAAATGATTGAACAGAAACGAGACCAACCTCACAAAGAGGTATATCCAAAAGaatatttctctgtcttctccacTGACATGAGAAgtatccatttttttctctccaaaataaataatcttTTTAGAAGCAAAGCTGTAAAACAGTTTAAGTATCTCCTTGTTTATGGACAGAAGGGGATGATTGTGATAGAAGTTCTGAAAAGAGATGGTTGTTTCGTTGATGACCTTGACGACTTCACTCTGTCTTACAATAAGAATCCATCCTCCATCACTTGCTGTAGACAAAGAGTCAACAAAATAGATCAGATAGAATTTAAGATATGTCTTCAGGTAATTAAGAAAGAAATTGGTGGAACAGGACAGGAAAGCTCAGGTGCCTCACGTAATTTACAGCACGGCCATGAAACAAGGCCAGTGGCAGATGTATTAAAGCAGAGTGGAGTCAGTGTGAAAAGAGCAGTGGAAAAGACAGGTAGCATCGACACTGAGGAGATTTATAATTTACCAGTTCCAGATTTTAGGAAATGGAAGGAGGAAAGATTCTCTTTTGGATCTTTTCAGGTAGAACCGactctgaaaaaagaaagaaagatccAACAGTCTTTTAGTGAAGTTCACAGAGTCAGGAAGCTGCTAAAACTGGGCGAGTCAGTTTGTAAAATCATTGTTGGGGATGTTTGTGAAGGAACAGGTTTTGTGCTGTTTGATAACTTCATCCTGACCAGCGCACATTTATTTAAAGATCATGTCAGAGACGAAGAGTTGCTGCGGGATTTAGAGGTGTTGGCTCTATTTGACTATGATGATCCGGCTCCTGACACAAATTACTATTACTTCACGTGTGAGAAAACACTGATTGCCTTTGATGAAGTCCTCGACTACGCCATACTTAAGTTAGACCCTAATGTTCAGAAACCCAATGAAAACACTAGAGAAGTAAAGGTACCATCAGGGCTTCTGGAGAAATTTGGTCCAGTGCCTCAGGATGGTGAAATCTGTATTATTGGGCATCCATCTGGAGAAGTGAAACAAATGGATCCTACATGTATCattgagaaagagaagagggataAGGCTGTCAATGATTATTTactacagtacaaacacacaccgtTCTTAGACACATTCATAGATCAAATCAAAAATCAAGGCATAGAAAACATATTAATGGGTGGAAATGATGCAGACAAGTTTGTGACCTACAAGGTCACCTTCATGTATCACGGCTCCTCTGGCTCCCCAGTGATTGATGCTTGTGGCCAAGTTATTGGTTTGCACACTGGAGGATATACCTATGGTTTTCAAGGGTATGAAGAGAGTGTGATAGAGTACGCCCGTCCTCTGCTTACTATATTCAGAAAGTTTGTGAGTGATCTGATGGAAAAGGGAAATGTGCAACTGTTGGAGAGTATTAGGGAGATAGCAGAGAAAAACCAACACCTGCAAGAGATACTCTACCAAACAGGTCCTCAGCCAATGGAGGTCAATTAG
- the LOC121177328 gene encoding uncharacterized protein LOC121177328 isoform X1, with amino-acid sequence MVSMEKPEEPVCLLGTEVKMPPKKKTTDIRSSSDKERDDPGGGSSTCAERAQTRGATASQTVTVTGCGGGVKQESCDDSVGGPSCCFPEQIHHWPLKEDTIKRYQPWPVAEDSMDVGVIMLFYGLYYGVMGRDFAEICSDYMASTIGYYNKGGMPSRSLTNDICAVCGQRILVDVEEEGFIEDTYQLSCGHIFHEFCIRGWCIVGKKQTCPYCNEKVDLKRMPLSLSTASQTVTVTGCGGGVKQESCDDSVGGPSCCFPEQIHHWPLKEDTIKRYQPWPVEGAAKAKTFKMMIKYMDEAIRTQLRKDNKIFFVVTHFPRTRKEDGASLIISQTSEMIEQKRDQPHKEVYPKEYFSVFSTDMRSIHFFLSKINNLFRSKAVKQFKYLLVYGQKGMIVIEVLKRDGCFVDDLDDFTLSYNKNPSSITCCRQRVNKIDQIEFKICLQVIKKEIGGTGQESSGASRNLQHGHETRPVADVLKQSGVSVKRAVEKTGSIDTEEIYNLPVPDFRKWKEERFSFGSFQVEPTLKKERKIQQSFSEVHRVRKLLKLGESVCKIIVGDVCEGTGFVLFDNFILTSAHLFKDHVRDEELLRDLEVLALFDYDDPAPDTNYYYFTCEKTLIAFDEVLDYAILKLDPNVQKPNENTREVKVPSGLLEKFGPVPQDGEICIIGHPSGEVKQMDPTCIIEKEKRDKAVNDYLLQYKHTPFLDTFIDQIKNQGIENILMGGNDADKFVTYKVTFMYHGSSGSPVIDACGQVIGLHTGGYTYGFQGYEESVIEYARPLLTIFRKFVSDLMEKGNVQLLESIREIAEKNQHLQEILYQTGPQPMEVN; translated from the exons ATGGTTTCGATGGAGAAACCAGAAGAACCAGTTTGTTTACTGGGTACCGAG GTAAAGATGCCTCCCAAAAAGAAAACCACGGACATCAGGTCCTCTTCTGACAAGGAAAGA GACGATCCTGGAGGCGGCAGCTCGACCTGTGCAGAGAGAGCACAGACACGTGGAGCTACAGCCTCTCAG ACTGTTACAGTTACgggctgtggaggaggagtgaagcAGGAGAGCTGTGATGATTCTGTG GGTGGACCTTCATGTTGTTTCCCTGAGCAGATCCATCACTGGCCACTGAAGGAGGACACCATCAAACGCTACCAACCTTGGCCAGTGGCAGAGGACTCCATGGACGTAGGTGTGATCATGCTGTTTTATGGTCTTTACTACGGCGTCATGGGCAGAGACTTTGCTGAAATCTGTTCTGACTACATGGCTTCTACGATCGGG tacTATAACAAGGGCGGCATGCCCAGCAGGAGTCTGACCAACGacatctgtgcagtgtgtggtcAGAGGATCCTGGTGGACGTGGAGGAGGAAGGATTCATAGAAGACACCTACCAGCTCTCCTGTGGACACAT ATTCCACGAGTTCTGCATCCGCGGCTGGTGCATCGTGGGTAAGAAGCAGACGTGCCCGTACTGCAACGAGAAGGTTGACCTGAAGAGGATGCCTCTCAGCCTCTCTACAGCCTCTCAG ACTGTTACAGTTACgggctgtggaggaggagtgaagcAGGAGAGCTGTGATGATTCTGTG GGTGGACCTTCATGTTGTTTCCCTGAGCAGATCCATCACTGGCCACTGAAGGAGGACACCATCAAACGCTACCAACCTTGGCCAGTGGAAGGGGCAGCGAAAGCAAAGACTTTTAAGATGATGATAAAGTATATGGATGAAGCCATTAGAACCCAGCTGCGTAAAGacaataagattttttttgttgtaacaCATTTTCCTCGTACTCGTAAAGAGGACGGTGCGTCTCTGATCATATCTCAGACATCAGAAATGATTGAACAGAAACGAGACCAACCTCACAAAGAGGTATATCCAAAAGaatatttctctgtcttctccacTGACATGAGAAgtatccatttttttctctccaaaataaataatcttTTTAGAAGCAAAGCTGTAAAACAGTTTAAGTATCTCCTTGTTTATGGACAGAAGGGGATGATTGTGATAGAAGTTCTGAAAAGAGATGGTTGTTTCGTTGATGACCTTGACGACTTCACTCTGTCTTACAATAAGAATCCATCCTCCATCACTTGCTGTAGACAAAGAGTCAACAAAATAGATCAGATAGAATTTAAGATATGTCTTCAGGTAATTAAGAAAGAAATTGGTGGAACAGGACAGGAAAGCTCAGGTGCCTCACGTAATTTACAGCACGGCCATGAAACAAGGCCAGTGGCAGATGTATTAAAGCAGAGTGGAGTCAGTGTGAAAAGAGCAGTGGAAAAGACAGGTAGCATCGACACTGAGGAGATTTATAATTTACCAGTTCCAGATTTTAGGAAATGGAAGGAGGAAAGATTCTCTTTTGGATCTTTTCAGGTAGAACCGactctgaaaaaagaaagaaagatccAACAGTCTTTTAGTGAAGTTCACAGAGTCAGGAAGCTGCTAAAACTGGGCGAGTCAGTTTGTAAAATCATTGTTGGGGATGTTTGTGAAGGAACAGGTTTTGTGCTGTTTGATAACTTCATCCTGACCAGCGCACATTTATTTAAAGATCATGTCAGAGACGAAGAGTTGCTGCGGGATTTAGAGGTGTTGGCTCTATTTGACTATGATGATCCGGCTCCTGACACAAATTACTATTACTTCACGTGTGAGAAAACACTGATTGCCTTTGATGAAGTCCTCGACTACGCCATACTTAAGTTAGACCCTAATGTTCAGAAACCCAATGAAAACACTAGAGAAGTAAAGGTACCATCAGGGCTTCTGGAGAAATTTGGTCCAGTGCCTCAGGATGGTGAAATCTGTATTATTGGGCATCCATCTGGAGAAGTGAAACAAATGGATCCTACATGTATCattgagaaagagaagagggataAGGCTGTCAATGATTATTTactacagtacaaacacacaccgtTCTTAGACACATTCATAGATCAAATCAAAAATCAAGGCATAGAAAACATATTAATGGGTGGAAATGATGCAGACAAGTTTGTGACCTACAAGGTCACCTTCATGTATCACGGCTCCTCTGGCTCCCCAGTGATTGATGCTTGTGGCCAAGTTATTGGTTTGCACACTGGAGGATATACCTATGGTTTTCAAGGGTATGAAGAGAGTGTGATAGAGTACGCCCGTCCTCTGCTTACTATATTCAGAAAGTTTGTGAGTGATCTGATGGAAAAGGGAAATGTGCAACTGTTGGAGAGTATTAGGGAGATAGCAGAGAAAAACCAACACCTGCAAGAGATACTCTACCAAACAGGTCCTCAGCCAATGGAGGTCAATTAG